The window TTACTTTCCGCACCAGAAGGAAACCACGCGCGAGCAGATCAAGGCCAAGTACCTGCTGGTGAAGCAGCACGACCGCGTGGGCCGCATGGCCGACACGCTGGAGTACAGCGAGGTCGCCTTTCCGCGCGACCGTTTTGACGATGCGCTCATCGCCGAGATCGAGAAGTTCGCCCCCAGCCAGCTCGAAATCAGCGACCGCGACGGCGATGGCCAGACCGAGGTGATCATCAAGCACCTGTACATCGAGCGGCGCATGATTCCGCTCAATATCTACCTTCAAGAGGCTTTTGATACCGGCCTCGCCGACCCGCGCGCGCGCCAGCAGATGGAGCACAGCGTCATCGAATACGGCAACGCCATCAAGGACCTCGTGGCCGCCAACATCTTCCCTGGCGACATGCTCTGGAAGAACTTCGGCGTCACGCGCAACGGCAAGGTCGTGTTCTACGACTACGACGAGATCGAATACCTCACCGACTGCAACTTCCGCCGCGTGCCCACGCCGCGCAACGAGGAAGAAGAGATGAGCGGCGAGATCTGGTACAGCGTGGGCCCGCGCGATGTGTTCCCCGAAACCTTTGGCCCCTTCCTGCTCGGCAACGACGCGGTGCGCGAGGTCTTCATGCAGCACCACGCCGACCTGCTCGACGCCGCGTTCTGGCAGTCGCACAAGGAGCGCATCCAGGCAGGCCACATGTTCGATGTGTTCCCTTACGACACGGAACGGCGCTTTGCGCAGCGCGCTGCGGCAGGCTGACCGCTCGCGAAGCCCCGGTTTTCACCTCCCACTTTCCCCCAGAACACCTTCCCTCTGACCCTTACCCAGGAGACCTTCCCCATGTCCATCCAAGACCCCATCGTCATCGTCGGCGCCGCGCGCACCCCCATGGGCTCGCTGCAGGGCGACTTCTCCAGCCTGGCCGCGCACGATCTGGGTGGTGCTGCCATCAAGGCCGCCATCGAGCGCGCCGGTGTGTCGCCTGACGCCGTGGGCGAAGTGCTGTTCGGCAACTGCCTGATGGCTGGCCAGGGCCAGGCGCCCGCACGCCAGGCCGCGTTCAAGGGCGGCCTGCCCAAGGGGGCAGGCGCGGTCACGCTCAGCAAGATGTGCGGCTCCGGCATGAAGGCCGCGATGATGGCGCACGACATGCTGCTGGCGGGCACGCACGACGTGATGGTGGCGGGCGGCATGGAGAGCATGACCAACGCTCCCTACCTGCTGCAAAAGGGCCGCGGCGGCTACCGCCTGGGCCACGACCGCATCTTCGACCACATGATGCTCGACGGCCTGGAAGATGCGTACGAAGCGGGCCGCAGCATGGGCACCTTTGGCGAAGACTGCGCTGCCAAGTACAGCTTCACGCGCGAACAGCAGGACGCGTTTGCCACGGCCAGCGTGCAGCGCGCCAAGGCTGCTACCGAATCCGGCGCGTTTGCGGCCGAGATCGTGCCCGTGACCGTCAAGACCCGCGCGGGTGAAACCGTGGTCTCGGTGGATGAAGGTCCCGGCAAGGTCAAGCTCGAAAAAATCGCCACCTTAAAGCCAGCGTTCAAGAAGGACGGCACCATCACCGCCGCCTCCAGTTCCAGCATCAACGACGGCGCCGCCGCGCTGGTGATGATGCGCGAGTCCACCGCCAAGAAGCTGGGCGCCAAGCCCCTGGCTCGCATCGTGAGCCACGCCACGCACGCGCAAGAGCCCGAATGGTTTGCCACCGCCCCGCTGGGCGCCACGCAGAAGGCGCTGGCCAAGGCCGGCTGGCAAGTGGGCGACGTGCAGTTGTGGGAGATCAACGAAGCCTTTGCCGTGGTGCCCATGGCGCTGATGAAGGAGCTGGATCTGCCCCACGACAAGGTCAACGTGAACGGCGGCGCCTGCGCGCTGGGCCACCCCATCGGCGCCAGCGGTGCGCGCATCATGGTCACGCTGATGTATGCGCTCAAGGCGCGGGGCCTGACCAAGGGCCTGGCCACGCTGTGCATCGGCGGTGGCGAGGCCACGGCCGTGGCGCTGGAACTCGTCTGAGGCCGCTGGCTGGAGATGGGATGATCCCCGACTTTGTACAAGGACCGCGATGACCACTCCCTCTCCCGCCATCGGCGCCTTCTGGCGCGCGTTTTCTGATGCCCAGGCATCGCTCCAGGCCCTGTCGTTGCGCGAGCGCGTGGGGGCGGCCAATGTGCTGATGGAGCAGCACCTGGACGGCCTGGCGCTGGAGATGTCCGGTGGCGACGCCGACGCCGTGGTGGACCTCATCGTCACGGCCCATGGCAGCATCGAGCGTTTTCCGCTGCTGGCACAGGTGGTGGCGGCCGCACCCGCGCTGCCGCACTACCGCGTGCGCGCGTTTCGCGAGCGCACCACGCAGCCGGACTTTCCCATCGGCATGGAAGGTTTCGAGCTGGCCACGTCCGACGTGCTGGTGGCGCTGGAGCAGGACGGCGGGCAGGCGGCGCTGGAGATCCGCTTTGGCCGCGAGATCCCCAGCGACTACCAGGACCACGCACGCAACATGGCGTTCATCATGCTCGACCATGTGCTGGGCGAATACGACTTTGCCGTGAAGGTGGGCGCGGTGGACTTCGTGGGCGACCCGGACGACGCCTACACTCCCTGGGTGCCGCTGAGCCAGCTGCCCCCGGTGTTCGACCGCTACTGGACCGAAACCCTGGGCCACACCGGCCACTTCCCCACGGGCGAGGCCGAGTGGGACGGGCTGGAGCTGCAGTTTGACTGCCCCATCGACGAAGACGGCAACGAGCTGCCCGCCGACGATGTGGAAGGCGGCGACGCGCCCGAGACCGGCGTGGTCATGGTCAACACCAGCGCCAACGCGGTGGCCATGCGCGCCGACCTGGCCTACGCCCTGACGGTGGACCTGGCGGTGCCCGACAGCGGCACCCTGAGCGCCGTGCAAGCCCTGCAGGATCAGGCCGCCACCGTGCTGCAAGTGCCGCAGTTGGGCATTCTGGTGCTGACGCTGATGCGCGCGGGGCGCCGACAGGCGCTGTATTACGTGAGCGACGAACAACTGGCCAAGCAGGCGCTGGCGCCTCTGCTGCTGCGCGATGAGGCGGCATCGCTGGAGCTAAAGGTGGCGTACGACCCTGCGTGGTCGGGCTATTTCGAGTACGCCGGCTACCTGTCTGCCTGAGCTTGCGGTGCTGCCTTGATTACTCCTGAATTGATAGCTGCTGGCGCATGATTTACTAGCGCTTGCGGCACATTGGGCTTGAAAATGAACTCCATACTCGTGATCGGCGCGTCCCGGGGCATCGGCCTGGAGCTGGTGCGCCAGTACACCGACGCCGGGCGCCGCGTGATCGCCACTGTGCGCGACGACGCCGGCCGTGAACGCGTGCTGGCGCTGGGTGCCGAGGCGCTCACCGTCGATG of the Acidovorax sp. 107 genome contains:
- a CDS encoding acetyl-CoA C-acyltransferase; translated protein: MSIQDPIVIVGAARTPMGSLQGDFSSLAAHDLGGAAIKAAIERAGVSPDAVGEVLFGNCLMAGQGQAPARQAAFKGGLPKGAGAVTLSKMCGSGMKAAMMAHDMLLAGTHDVMVAGGMESMTNAPYLLQKGRGGYRLGHDRIFDHMMLDGLEDAYEAGRSMGTFGEDCAAKYSFTREQQDAFATASVQRAKAATESGAFAAEIVPVTVKTRAGETVVSVDEGPGKVKLEKIATLKPAFKKDGTITAASSSSINDGAAALVMMRESTAKKLGAKPLARIVSHATHAQEPEWFATAPLGATQKALAKAGWQVGDVQLWEINEAFAVVPMALMKELDLPHDKVNVNGGACALGHPIGASGARIMVTLMYALKARGLTKGLATLCIGGGEATAVALELV
- a CDS encoding DUF695 domain-containing protein, which translates into the protein MTTPSPAIGAFWRAFSDAQASLQALSLRERVGAANVLMEQHLDGLALEMSGGDADAVVDLIVTAHGSIERFPLLAQVVAAAPALPHYRVRAFRERTTQPDFPIGMEGFELATSDVLVALEQDGGQAALEIRFGREIPSDYQDHARNMAFIMLDHVLGEYDFAVKVGAVDFVGDPDDAYTPWVPLSQLPPVFDRYWTETLGHTGHFPTGEAEWDGLELQFDCPIDEDGNELPADDVEGGDAPETGVVMVNTSANAVAMRADLAYALTVDLAVPDSGTLSAVQALQDQAATVLQVPQLGILVLTLMRAGRRQALYYVSDEQLAKQALAPLLLRDEAASLELKVAYDPAWSGYFEYAGYLSA